The following DNA comes from Deinococcus misasensis DSM 22328.
CCACCGTAAAAGAATGCCACGCCGGGGGTCATCAGCATCACCAGAGCGGTGGAGGCCAGCATCCATGCGGTGTCTCCGCGGTTGAGTTCGAGGGGGACGGTTTGCTGTGCGTGTGCCACCGACAAAAGAAACAGGATGAACATCAGGCTGTGCTTCCGGTTCATGGTTGCCTCCTGCGCTGCCTGCGGGCAGCAAATCACCACCAGAGGAGGGTCTCCCCTCCTGCTTTGACTGTTTTGGATGTTTCAGACAGACAGCAAGAACCCCTTTGTTTTCCAGCAAACCGCTTGCAGGATTCTTGCTGTCAGGATAACAGAAAAGCAAACCTTGTCAAGTTATTTTTTTGTTTTTTGATAAATTACTTTTTTGTAACAGCAAAAACTTCGCCTTGATCGTATTTTTTAAATTTTCTGAATTTTGATCTTCGAAACTTTTTTCTGAAATTTTAAGGTCTTGCCCTGCTCTGACCTCTGGCCACTCCTCCAGCAATCAGGTGGGCTGCCCTGAGGGGTTCTGGGATGTTGGAAGAAAAGGCAAACTTGCGAACCACCTGTTCGGCCTGCTCCAAGGTCAAACCTGCGCGTTGCACATGAACCCCTGCCACAGCCTCCATTTCTCCAGCCTGTTCGATCAACTTCCATTTGCGTGCCCCTCCGGGCACTCGGGTCAGCAAAGCATCCCGGATCCTGTCCATGTTGGGTTTGCGTCTGGACACCACCAGCACAGGACGCTCCAGATCGGCACTCAGACGGTGGATGTCAATCACATTGAAACCACCCAGCGCAATCCCTTGAAGGAAAATCAACTGGGTGTGCTCATGGAATTTGGATTGCTGGACCAGTTGGGTCAGCACACGGGTGCTGTTGGTGCCGTCTCGACGGACTCTGGCGCTCAAGACCCCTTGCAGCACATTTCCGGCATACACGGTGCCCACAATGGGGATGTCGCCCCTGTGGGCAGGATCGAAGGGAAAATCATCAAAGCCCATCGCATGGGAAAATCGGGATTCGCGCATCACGGGTCCTTCAGTGCTGGATGGGGAGGCGCACGTGCACGGTGGTTCCCTTGTCCAGCTCACTTTCCAGCCAGATCTGGCCTTTGTGGTGCTCCACAATCCATTGGGCAATTGGAAGCCCGAGGCCGGTCCCTCCGGGGTCTTCGCTGCGGTGGCGGCTCTGGTCGGCACGGTAAAACCGCTCAAACACCCGCCCGAGGTCTTCTTTACCGATGCCTTGCCCTTGATCCTGCACCCGCAAGTGAACCTGCCCATCATCGTGGGTCAGGGAAAGGGAGATGGAGGTGCCTGCAGGGCTGTACTTCACCGCATTTTCCAGCAGGATCAGGACCAGTTGCTTGAGGCGGTCCCGGTCTCCCACTGTGGAGATCGGCTCCATGCCCTTGACCACAAAACCATGGCTGGGGTTGATGCGTTCCATTTCACGCCAAGCATTGAGCACGATCTGGTCCAGTTCAATTTCCTCTTGCCGCATGGTGGCACCACTGTCTCCACGGGCAAGGGTCAGCATGTCATGCACCAGTCTGCCCAGCCTTGTGGCTTCACGGCGCACATCGGCAAGGATGTCCCAGTGGTCCTCTGGTGGAATGTCGCGGTGGCGGAACAAGATGTCCAGATTGCCCTGAATGCTGGTGAGGGGGGTTCGCAGTTCGTGGGCCGCATCGGCCACAAAACGCTTCTGGGCTTGCATCATTTGCTCCATGGCGTCTTCGGTGACTTTGCGGTCGTGGATGTCGATGCAGGCCCCCACAAACCCGAGATACGTTCCATCCGGGGCAAAACGCGGCATGCCCCGATCCACAATCCAGCGGTATGTCCCATCAAAACGCCTGAGTCGGAATTGAAGTTCAAAGGGCCGTCTTTCTTCAGCATGCTGGAGGAAAGCCCTCTGGCAGGCTTCGCGGTCATCAGGGTGGATGCCTTCAAGCCAGTTTCCTCCCAGTTCTGCTTCGCTGCTGCGCCCACGGAATTCCAGCCATTGTTTGCTGAAATAGGTGGTGTCTCCCGTTTCTGAGGACATCCAGATCATCACCGGAGCGGTGTCTGCCAGCTGACGGAACCGGCTTTCGCTTTCCTGCAAGGCCCGTTCTGCCCGTTTGCGTTCACTGATGTCCATCACGGTGCATCCCACCCCGAGCATGTCCCCAGACGGGGTTCTGACCGGAAAATAATTGGCCAGCCACCAACTGTCTGGAATGATCTGGGTGTTCACTTCCACATTCAGCAAAGGTTCTCCGGTCTCCAGCACTTTGCGAAAAAAGAAATCGGCCTGCCCATCGTAATTGTCGTACAGTTCGCCCAGCGTTTTGCCGAGGTGCTCCTGAACCGAATGACGGTTGTACCCAGCCAGTTTCTGGTTGATCAGCAAAAACCGCAACTGGTGGTTCATCAGGGCCATGCCAATCGGCGCATTGTCCATGATGGCTTGCAGTTGCGCGAGGATGTTCTCGTGGGCTTTCTGAAAGTTGGGTTGCCTTTCCAGCAACTCCAGCAGTTCATCTTGCAGCAATTCCAGCAAAGCTGCCACCCCCACCCAGAGCTCTTCTGAAGGGCAAGGCAGGTACACTTTGCCTCGGGTCACCAAGGCAGCATGGTGCAACTCCAGTGTCCGTGTGTGCTCTGGAAAGAGGATCTGGGATGTCAAGGGAAGATCAAAACAAGGGGGACACACACCAGCTTTGCCCACCACCACTTCTGTTGTGCCCTGCTGATGGGTGAGCACCACCCAGCACACCCCCTGCAAAGATTCCAGCAACTGGTGCAAGAGGGTTGCTGCTTCATCGGGTCCTTGTGCCCTCTGGATGGCATGGGCACAATCCCGGACCTGCGGCAAGACCTGCGCAAGCATGGAACCACTGACGGCTGGAGGAGAAAAGGCCATTTGCTTCAGTGTAAAAGAAAACCGATGCCCCCTGAGCGTTTCTTCAGCCCCAATTCAGGCAGCATTGTCCAACAGTGACAAAAAAGCCTGAACACTCTGGAGCATGTACCCTGCCAGAACACGTTTGAAAACAACGTTTGACCCATCTCCTTTTGAACCAAATTGTTTCTGAATCGAGAAATTGCATTTGGTTCTGTGCTGGTCAAACCTTTCGATATGACATTACATGTCGTACACTGAAAGGGACGCTCAGGAGTGTGCCGTCAAAAATATCACCCTCTGGACCAACCAGAGGGCTTTTTGTTGGCTTTCTCCCCCACTCAACTGCTCGTGGTGGTCGGACAGGAGTCAAAGAAAACACCCCTCACATGTTGAGGGGTGTTTTTGAGGTTCTGGAAGCTTCTTTTCAAGGAACCCGAGGATTTATCGGCGTTTGAGGTTCACGTAAAGCGTTTTGCTGTTGTTGAGGGTCACATAAGCAGCGAAGTTGGTGTAACCCTGAGCCACCACAGACACTTTGTACTCGCGGTTCTTGGTCAGGCTGGTGGTGAATTTACCAGTGTTGGTGGCTCCCACATACTGGCCGTTCATGTAAATCTTGGCGTTTTTGACGTTGAGCACCAGATTCAGGTTGGCTTTGGTGGTAGGGGCCTGACGCAGGTTCACGGTCAGGTTGATGCGCTTATCTGCCCTCACAGTGAGGGGAGCAGAGTACGTGACGTACCCAGAGGCCACCACTTTCAGTTGGTAGGTGCCAGGGGCAAGGTTGGCAATGGTGGTGCCAGCATCTCCGACCACACGACCATTCAGGTACACCTTGGCGTTTTTGACGTTGGTTGTGACGCTCAGCTCACCCACTTCCTGCACGGAGGCTTTGGTGCGGTACACCACAGTGCTGCTGTTCCACGAGTTGTCGGGAATGCTGTTCAGGACGCCACTGACTTCTCGGGCAAAGGCATCCTGTCCGCCACCAGAGTACACTGCGAACACGGCATTGTTTTTGATGTCCAGAATGTCGGTGAAGTCGAGGGGATCACGGCTGGCCACCCCGAACACTTTGCTCACCCCGAGGTCCTTGTCGGTTTCGAAGGTGTAAGGGTCATCGGCTCTGGGGAGGGTGATGGTCTGGCCCCCCTGCACAAAATTGTCATTGGCGTATTCGTTGGGGAAAATCTGGGTGATGTTGCCTGCCACGTCCACACTGAACAGGTAAAGGTAGGCGTCTTCGTTGACGCTGGCTTTGATCTGCACTTTTTCGCCAGGAACGTAAGTGGCATATCCAGAATTGTCGGCGGCTTTGTTCAGCCAGATGTTCACGTCCAGAGAGGTCTGGATGGGGTTCACAATGATGCGTTGAGGACTGATTTGAGGGGCAGCCATGGCAACGGTGCCGAGGGTTCCAAAAAGCATCAGTCCAGTCAGGACGTGTTTCATGTTGATGTGTTTCATGTTTCTGCCTTCCTTCTGGTTCTGTGGCCGGGCAAAGTTTGGATTTCTGAAAGCATCCAGCCAGAACCGTGGGTTGAAGATGCTGTCATCTTCCACCTTGCAGATGTGTCCACCATCATAAACCTGCGGCTTTTTCTTTAAGGGACGTTTATTTTTGATCTTTAATCAGACTTCATGAAAAAACCTTCATGGGGCTTTTGATTTGATCAGCTTCAATGGTGTCAATCCACACAGAAACCAAACCAGCCACTTTATTTGAATCAATGAAAACAGAGAGGCTGGTGTTTTATTTCCATGCCTCTTGAGATGAGCAAATCAATGCACAGAAAAAACATGGGTCTTCAAAATAAAAGGAGGCATCGATCAGCAATCAACCCATCTGGAAACGCAAGGTTAAAAAAACTTTACACATCTGAAATTTCAGAAGTTTTCAGGGATCCAGCCTATATTGATGGGGTTTGTGCTTGAAAAGGCCACAAAAGATGTACAGCACAAGCCTTGCAAACGCTTGTCGGGTTCAACACAGGTTATGCTGTAAAGTAAAGTTCAGTAAACAAGACCTTTTTCTGGTGGCAAGCTCCGCCCAGAGCACCCTCAGCAACAGGTCAAATTCTCCGAAAGCAGGAACCGGTACCATGCCCAAAACATCCAGCAAAACCCCCGGAAAGTACGCCACCATTCAGGATGTGGCAGCACGGGCAGGCGTTTCACCTTCCACTGTTTCTTATGTGCTGAGTGGAAAACGCTCCATCAGTGAAAGCACCCGGCAGAAAGTCCTGCAAACCATTGAAGAGATGAATTACACTGCCAGCAGCCTCGGGCAACGCATGCGGCAGGGGAAAACCCAGAGCATCGGGGTGGCCAGTCCTGCACTGCGGGCCAACGACTGGAGCTTGCCTGAGTTTTTCGGTTCGATTGCCGGGGCAGCAGGCGCACACGATTACACTGCGGGCTTTTTTGTGGACCGCACCCCCCAGCAACTGGTGGAACTTGGAAAAAGCCGTTTTGTGGATGGGTTTTTGCTGATCGACACCACCGCAGAAGACCCCCGAGTGGAGGCCCTGAAAAACGCAGGCATCCCTTTCGTGGTGATCGGACGGGTGCAGGACAACACCGGCATCCACTTTGTGGACTTTGAATTTGAGCAGGTGATGCAGGCCGCTTTTCAGCACCTTCAGGACCTCGGGCACCGCAAGATCGCTTACCACCGTCTGCCAGACCGCACCGCTGAAGACATCAACAACGGCTTTTACATTCAGGACAGTTTTGCACGGGCCAAAGAAGCTTTCCCTCTGGAAGTGATTGAGCAAACCGTCCCAATGTACCGCGATGAAGCGTTCACAGCCACCCTGGAACTGCTGGACCAGCATCCCGATGTGACCGCCATCATCACCCACAACCACATTGAGACCCTGCACGCCCTGCATGAACGCCATGTGCGCGTCCCAGAGGAGGTTTCGGTGATTGGCATCACCACTGCGGTGGCCGCAGAAGGCTGCATTCCCTCGCTCAGCAGTGTGGATGTGCCGATTTCGGTGATGACCAAACTGGCCGTGGATCAACTGATTCGCATCATCAACGGAGAGGCCCCTCTGGAGAATGTGGTCATGCCTGCCCGTTTGATTCCGCGCAAGAGCACCGCAGCACCGATGCCCAGCAAGTTGATGGCTGTGGTTCAGAATTGAACTGGGTCTGTTCAGGGCACAAGGGTTCGGCATGGCCCTTGACAATCGAATCGATTCGATCTTAACATGGAACCAACCCAAAACCACCTGCATGCCCTTTGCTGGACGTGCCAAGCCCTGATTCTGCCCGTTCGGGATGGAGGCGCACCCTGAAATTCGAATCGATTCAATTCAACCCCCTCTCCTCCCTCCACCCCTTCCCTTCCCACCCCCCGAGGTTCAGATGAAATTCACCGATGGAAACTGGCTTTTGCAGCCAGGCGTCAAAGCCAACTACCCTGCCGAAGTGTTTGAAGCCCAAGCACAGAACGGCGAACTGGAGCTTTACGTCCCCACCCGCCACATCCGTCACCGTGGAGACACATTGGAAGGTCCGGTGCTCACCGTCCGGGTTTCATCCCCCATGCAAGACGTGCTCAGGGTGCGCGTCAGCCACTTTGAGGGACTGCATCCCAGAACCCCCGACTTCCCCATTTTTGAAAGCAGTGATGTGCCCGAGATCCATCTGGATGAGGATTTTGCCACGGTGACCTCGGGTCAACTGACCGCCCGGATCCACCGCAAAAACTACAGTCTGGAATTCGTGGCCGGGGGGGAAGTCATCACCCGCAGTCCGTCCAGAGGAACGGGTTACATCCGCAGCGATCAGCATGGCACCTTTGTCCATGAGCAACTGACCCTTGGGGTTGGCGAAAACGTTTACGGGCTGGGGGAGCGTTTCACCTCTTTCGTGAAAAACGGCCAGAATGTGGAGGTCTGGAATCGGGACGGTGGAACCGGCAGCGATCAGGCCTACAAGAACGTGCCGTTTTACCTGACCAACAAAGGCTACGGGGTGTTCGTGCGCCAACCCGAGCAGGTGTCTTTCGAGGTCGCAACAGAGAAAGTCTCCCGTGTGCAGTTCAGTGTGGCTGGAGAAAGCCTCGAATACTACGTGATTTATGGCCCCACGCCCAAAGAGATCCTGCAAAAATACACCACCCTGACCGGAAAACCGGCCTTGCCCCCCGCATGGAGTTTCGGGCTCTGGCTCACCACCTCTTTTACCACCAGTTACGACGAGAACACCGTCAACAGCTTTCTGGACGGCATGCAGGAAAGAAACCTTCCCCTGTCGGTGTTCCACTTTGACTGCTTCTGGATGAAAGCCTTCCGCTGGTGCGATTTCGAGTGGGACAGCGAGGTCTTCCCTGACCCCGAGGGCATGCTGGACCGCCTGCATGGACGTGGCCTGAAAGTCTGCGTGTGGATCAACCCTTACATTGCTCAGCGTTCTTCTCTGTTCAGGGAAGCCGCTGAAAAAGGGTACCTGCTGAAACGCAAAGACGGCAGCGTGTGGCAATGGGACCTCTGGCAACCCGGCATGGGCATCGTGGATTTCACCAACCCTGCCGCCTGCGAGTGGTTTGCCGGACACATGAAACGCCTCAGCAAAATGGGGGTGGACAGCTTCAAAACCGACTTTGGAGAGCGCATTCCCACTGAAGACGTGCAGTGGTTTGACGGCTCAGATCCCCAGAGGATGCACAACTTCTACCCTTACCTGTACAACAAGGTGGTTTTTGAAGCCCTGCAAGAGGAAACCGGTGAAGCGGCCCTGTTTGCCCGCTCTGCCACCGCTGGATGCCAGCAATTCCCGGTGCACTGGGGCGGAGACTGCGATTCCACCTTCGAAAGCATGGCCGAAAGCCTGCGTGGTGGTCTGTCCCTGACCCTCTCGGGGTTCGGGTACTGGAGCCACGACATTGGCGGCTTTGAAGGGATGCCTCCGGCAGAACTTTACAAGCGCTGGACCGCTTTTGGCTTGATGAGTTCGCACAGCCGTTTGCACGGGTCCACCTCTTACCGGGTGCCTTGGCTCTTTGATGAGGAGTCGGTGGATGTGCTCCGTCACTTCTCGTACCTGAAAAACCGCCTGATGCCTTACCTGTTCCAGCAGGCCGTGCACACCCACCAGACCGGCATTCCCATGATGCGGGCCATGCTGCTGGAGTTCCCCGAGGATCCCGCCTGCCACATGCTGGACCGCCAGTACATGCTGGGGGATTCGCTGCTGGTGGCCCCGGTGTTCAGCAAGGACAACCTTGCTGAATATTACGTTCCAGAGGGCACCTGGACCGATCTGTTCACAGGCTTGCCTGTGGAAGGGGGCCGCTGGGTGCGGGAGCAGTACGGCTTTCTGAGCATGCCCCTGCTGGTCAAACCCGGCAGTTTGCTGGTGACTGGAAGCACCGAGGCCCGGGCAGAATACGACTACGGGGAGGATGCCGTGATCACCATTTACCAGCTCAGGGACGGAGAAACCGCCAGAGTGACCGTTCCCACCCTCTCGGGTGAAGTGGATTACACCCTGACCGTGACCCGCGTGGGAGATGCCTATCAGGTGCAGCAATCGGGCAACCTGCGTCCTTACGAACTGAAAGTGGCGGGCCAGAGTGGGCCTGTCAAGGTGCTTCCTGCTTCTGAAGTGGTGGTGCTCTGATTTTCGGGCCGGGAGGTTTCAGGCTTCCCGGCCTTTTGAGACACCCCATGTGGCAAGACCACAAATGCAGATGCAACTGTCCCGAGCATGTGGTTCTGAAAATTTGTATCATTGGCTCTGGAACGCGATTGAGAGCGTGAACATTTGATTTCTCAATTGACAATCGAACCGTTTCGATGCTATGGTTTGAACAGTCACCACAAGCCCAAAACGGCCAGAGCCCACCCCTCTGGGCCACCCTTTCAACTGACCTGATTCAGGCCAGACCCCCTGTCACAGGAGGCAGGCACATGCAGATGGAACGCACCATCCCCGCAGAAAAGAAAAGGAAAAAAGGGCTCCTCAGCACCCTGAGTGAACAGAAATACCTCCTGTTCATGTCCGTGCCCTTCATGGTTCTGGTGTTCATTTTCAGTTACATCCCGATCTGGGGCTGGACCATGGCCTTCCAGAGGTACCGCCCGAGCAAAACCTTCTGGGAACAGGAA
Coding sequences within:
- a CDS encoding DUF99 family protein, with product MRESRFSHAMGFDDFPFDPAHRGDIPIVGTVYAGNVLQGVLSARVRRDGTNSTRVLTQLVQQSKFHEHTQLIFLQGIALGGFNVIDIHRLSADLERPVLVVSRRKPNMDRIRDALLTRVPGGARKWKLIEQAGEMEAVAGVHVQRAGLTLEQAEQVVRKFAFSSNIPEPLRAAHLIAGGVARGQSRARP
- a CDS encoding PAS domain-containing sensor histidine kinase, which gives rise to MAFSPPAVSGSMLAQVLPQVRDCAHAIQRAQGPDEAATLLHQLLESLQGVCWVVLTHQQGTTEVVVGKAGVCPPCFDLPLTSQILFPEHTRTLELHHAALVTRGKVYLPCPSEELWVGVAALLELLQDELLELLERQPNFQKAHENILAQLQAIMDNAPIGMALMNHQLRFLLINQKLAGYNRHSVQEHLGKTLGELYDNYDGQADFFFRKVLETGEPLLNVEVNTQIIPDSWWLANYFPVRTPSGDMLGVGCTVMDISERKRAERALQESESRFRQLADTAPVMIWMSSETGDTTYFSKQWLEFRGRSSEAELGGNWLEGIHPDDREACQRAFLQHAEERRPFELQFRLRRFDGTYRWIVDRGMPRFAPDGTYLGFVGACIDIHDRKVTEDAMEQMMQAQKRFVADAAHELRTPLTSIQGNLDILFRHRDIPPEDHWDILADVRREATRLGRLVHDMLTLARGDSGATMRQEEIELDQIVLNAWREMERINPSHGFVVKGMEPISTVGDRDRLKQLVLILLENAVKYSPAGTSISLSLTHDDGQVHLRVQDQGQGIGKEDLGRVFERFYRADQSRHRSEDPGGTGLGLPIAQWIVEHHKGQIWLESELDKGTTVHVRLPIQH
- a CDS encoding DUF4384 domain-containing protein; translated protein: MKHINMKHVLTGLMLFGTLGTVAMAAPQISPQRIIVNPIQTSLDVNIWLNKAADNSGYATYVPGEKVQIKASVNEDAYLYLFSVDVAGNITQIFPNEYANDNFVQGGQTITLPRADDPYTFETDKDLGVSKVFGVASRDPLDFTDILDIKNNAVFAVYSGGGQDAFAREVSGVLNSIPDNSWNSSTVVYRTKASVQEVGELSVTTNVKNAKVYLNGRVVGDAGTTIANLAPGTYQLKVVASGYVTYSAPLTVRADKRINLTVNLRQAPTTKANLNLVLNVKNAKIYMNGQYVGATNTGKFTTSLTKNREYKVSVVAQGYTNFAAYVTLNNSKTLYVNLKRR
- a CDS encoding LacI family DNA-binding transcriptional regulator translates to MPKTSSKTPGKYATIQDVAARAGVSPSTVSYVLSGKRSISESTRQKVLQTIEEMNYTASSLGQRMRQGKTQSIGVASPALRANDWSLPEFFGSIAGAAGAHDYTAGFFVDRTPQQLVELGKSRFVDGFLLIDTTAEDPRVEALKNAGIPFVVIGRVQDNTGIHFVDFEFEQVMQAAFQHLQDLGHRKIAYHRLPDRTAEDINNGFYIQDSFARAKEAFPLEVIEQTVPMYRDEAFTATLELLDQHPDVTAIITHNHIETLHALHERHVRVPEEVSVIGITTAVAAEGCIPSLSSVDVPISVMTKLAVDQLIRIINGEAPLENVVMPARLIPRKSTAAPMPSKLMAVVQN
- the yicI gene encoding alpha-xylosidase encodes the protein MKFTDGNWLLQPGVKANYPAEVFEAQAQNGELELYVPTRHIRHRGDTLEGPVLTVRVSSPMQDVLRVRVSHFEGLHPRTPDFPIFESSDVPEIHLDEDFATVTSGQLTARIHRKNYSLEFVAGGEVITRSPSRGTGYIRSDQHGTFVHEQLTLGVGENVYGLGERFTSFVKNGQNVEVWNRDGGTGSDQAYKNVPFYLTNKGYGVFVRQPEQVSFEVATEKVSRVQFSVAGESLEYYVIYGPTPKEILQKYTTLTGKPALPPAWSFGLWLTTSFTTSYDENTVNSFLDGMQERNLPLSVFHFDCFWMKAFRWCDFEWDSEVFPDPEGMLDRLHGRGLKVCVWINPYIAQRSSLFREAAEKGYLLKRKDGSVWQWDLWQPGMGIVDFTNPAACEWFAGHMKRLSKMGVDSFKTDFGERIPTEDVQWFDGSDPQRMHNFYPYLYNKVVFEALQEETGEAALFARSATAGCQQFPVHWGGDCDSTFESMAESLRGGLSLTLSGFGYWSHDIGGFEGMPPAELYKRWTAFGLMSSHSRLHGSTSYRVPWLFDEESVDVLRHFSYLKNRLMPYLFQQAVHTHQTGIPMMRAMLLEFPEDPACHMLDRQYMLGDSLLVAPVFSKDNLAEYYVPEGTWTDLFTGLPVEGGRWVREQYGFLSMPLLVKPGSLLVTGSTEARAEYDYGEDAVITIYQLRDGETARVTVPTLSGEVDYTLTVTRVGDAYQVQQSGNLRPYELKVAGQSGPVKVLPASEVVVL